One segment of Mycobacterium spongiae DNA contains the following:
- a CDS encoding PPE family protein → MDFGVLPPEINSGRMYCGPGSAPMVAAASGWNGLAAELNTTAAGYERVVTELHSEQWTGGASTLMVDAVAPYVAWMKVTAAQAELASSQARAAVAAYEAAIAATVPPPLIAANRAELALLNAQNLFGQYTGAIAALEAQYEQMWVQDAVAMYTYAGSSATAAAVTPFAAPPPITSLSPAAGQSVAAAVAATTSAGTSQRALLGLISQLPAKLAQLASPSSMAAAAAAPPASARLLFVARLPWPLTSLAYNTVGLPYFGIGMGNSMITSSEALGLVGPEAAAVAEAAPPAAAEAAEAALGTAPVTAGLANATSIGKLSVPPTWTEIASESLAPTAGSASVPLASAIVDQPESAGAGHVLGGLPAASSSGSGAGPRYGIRPTVMARPPFAG, encoded by the coding sequence ATGGATTTTGGGGTGCTGCCACCGGAGATCAACTCTGGACGGATGTACTGTGGCCCAGGCTCGGCGCCTATGGTCGCAGCCGCGTCCGGCTGGAACGGGCTTGCGGCAGAGCTCAACACCACCGCCGCCGGCTACGAGCGGGTAGTTACCGAGCTGCATTCCGAGCAATGGACGGGCGGGGCATCGACGTTGATGGTTGACGCGGTCGCACCCTATGTGGCTTGGATGAAAGTCACTGCGGCACAAGCCGAGCTCGCTTCCAGCCAGGCGAGAGCCGCGGTGGCCGCGTACGAGGCTGCAATCGCCGCCACGGTGCCCCCTCCGCTGATCGCCGCGAATCGCGCCGAGCTGGCGTTGTTGAACGCGCAAAACCTGTTCGGCCAATACACCGGCGCCATCGCGGCCCTCGAAGCCCAATATGAGCAAATGTGGGTCCAGGATGCTGTGGCGATGTACACCTATGCGGGTTCGTCCGCCACCGCGGCGGCCGTGACGCCGTTTGCCGCGCCGCCGCCCATCACAAGCCTTTCTCCCGCTGCCGGACAGTCCGTCGCAGCCGCAGTGGCTGCCACCACGTCGGCAGGTACTTCACAGCGCGCCTTGCTAGGGCTGATTTCTCAGTTACCGGCCAAACTGGCGCAACTGGCGTCACCGTCGTCGATGGCGGCGGCTGCTGCGGCCCCGCCCGCATCGGCACGATTGCTGTTCGTGGCCCGCTTGCCGTGGCCGCTAACGTCACTGGCATACAACACCGTTGGTTTGCCGTACTTCGGCATCGGCATGGGCAACAGCATGATCACGTCATCGGAGGCGCTGGGATTGGTCGGCCCCGAGGCCGCTGCGGTTGCCGAAGCGGCGCCGCCGGCCGCGGCTGAGGCAGCCGAAGCGGCGCTGGGTACGGCACCCGTAACCGCGGGCCTGGCCAACGCGACCTCGATCGGCAAGTTGTCGGTGCCGCCGACGTGGACGGAGATCGCCTCCGAGAGTCTGGCCCCGACAGCGGGTTCGGCTTCGGTGCCGCTGGCTAGCGCTATCGTCGATCAACCAGAGTCTGCTGGGGCGGGACATGTGTTGGGTGGCCTTCCGGCAGCCAGTTCAAGTGGGTCGGGTGCGGGTCCCCGGTACGGCATCCGGCCCACGGTGATGGCCAGGCCGCCCTTTGCTGGCTAA
- a CDS encoding TIGR03084 family metal-binding protein codes for MADSGPIVADLRAESDDLDALVAPLPAGRWADPTPAPGWTIAHQIGHLLWTDRVALVAVTDEAAFAEMVTAAAANAAGFVDAAADEQAARPPRDLLTEWRGIRGRLHDELEAVPAGRKLPWFGPPMSAASMATARLMETWAHGLDVADALGTTRPVTTRLRSIAHLGVRTRDYAFFVNELAPPPEPFRVELRGPGGDSWSWGPSDAAQRVTGSAEDFCLLVTQRRALGTLDITAVGEDAQRWLEIAQAFAGPPGPGR; via the coding sequence ATGGCGGACTCAGGGCCGATCGTGGCCGACTTGCGTGCCGAAAGCGACGACCTCGATGCGCTGGTGGCGCCGCTTCCAGCCGGCCGATGGGCGGACCCCACTCCGGCGCCGGGCTGGACCATCGCGCATCAGATCGGCCATCTGCTGTGGACCGATCGGGTCGCTCTGGTTGCGGTCACTGACGAGGCCGCCTTCGCGGAGATGGTGACTGCCGCGGCGGCCAATGCTGCCGGCTTCGTGGACGCTGCCGCTGACGAACAGGCGGCACGGCCGCCGCGCGACCTGCTCACCGAATGGCGGGGTATCCGCGGGCGGCTCCACGACGAGCTGGAGGCAGTGCCCGCGGGCCGCAAATTGCCGTGGTTCGGGCCACCCATGAGCGCGGCGTCAATGGCGACCGCGCGGCTGATGGAGACGTGGGCTCACGGACTCGATGTTGCGGACGCCCTTGGCACGACCCGGCCTGTCACCACCCGATTGCGGTCGATCGCACATCTCGGGGTACGTACCCGCGACTACGCATTCTTCGTCAACGAGCTAGCTCCACCACCCGAACCTTTCCGGGTTGAGTTGCGCGGGCCTGGCGGTGATAGCTGGTCTTGGGGGCCGTCCGACGCGGCCCAGCGCGTGACCGGATCCGCTGAAGACTTTTGCTTGTTGGTCACTCAGCGGCGCGCGCTGGGCACCCTCGACATCACGGCGGTAGGGGAGGACGCGCAGCGCTGGTTGGAGATCGCTCAAGCATTCGCTGGTCCACCCGGCCCGGGGCGATGA
- a CDS encoding MFS transporter → MPMVEVGFVIQTRTHVRTPVDVWRAVRNLPDFRRLLQLRIASQFGDGLFQAGLAGALLFNPDHATGPMAIAGAFTVLFLPYSLLGPFAGALMDRWDRRWVLVGANIGRLVLIVAIGTILALSAGELPLLCAALLANGLARFVASGLSAALPHVVPREQVVTMNSVAIASGAIAAFLGANFMLLPRWLAGSGDEGASTIIFIVTVPVSIALVLALRFGPRVLGPDDTKRAIHGSAIYAVTTGWLHGVRTVVQLPTVAAALAGLAAHRMVVGINSLLVLLLVQHMTAPAFGGLGTALMFFAATGLGAFLANVLTPAAIRRWGRYATANGALVAAAAIQVAGAGLLLPVMVVCGFFLGVAGQVVKLCADSAMQIDVDDALRGHVFAIQDALFWVSYIASITIAATLIPADGRAPVFALFGSVLYVMGLIVHSIVGRRGQPANPR, encoded by the coding sequence GTGCCAATGGTGGAAGTGGGTTTCGTGATTCAAACCCGGACGCATGTGCGCACCCCCGTCGACGTGTGGCGGGCGGTGCGCAACTTGCCCGACTTCCGACGATTGCTGCAGCTGCGCATCGCAAGTCAATTCGGTGATGGCCTCTTCCAGGCGGGGCTCGCCGGAGCCCTCCTGTTCAACCCTGACCACGCCACCGGCCCCATGGCCATTGCCGGTGCCTTCACCGTGCTGTTCTTGCCCTACTCGCTGCTGGGGCCGTTCGCTGGGGCGTTGATGGACCGGTGGGACCGGCGTTGGGTGCTTGTCGGCGCCAACATCGGCCGGCTGGTCTTGATCGTCGCCATCGGCACAATTCTGGCGCTGTCGGCTGGTGAGCTACCGCTGTTGTGTGCAGCGCTGCTCGCCAATGGCTTGGCGCGCTTCGTCGCCTCGGGCCTGTCAGCGGCATTGCCGCACGTGGTCCCGCGCGAGCAGGTGGTCACGATGAACTCGGTGGCCATCGCCTCGGGTGCGATCGCGGCCTTTCTGGGAGCCAACTTCATGTTGTTGCCTCGTTGGCTCGCGGGCAGCGGCGACGAGGGCGCCTCCACAATCATCTTCATCGTGACGGTCCCGGTATCGATCGCGTTGGTGCTCGCGCTGCGGTTCGGCCCACGCGTACTCGGACCAGACGACACCAAGCGCGCGATCCACGGATCGGCCATCTATGCGGTCACCACCGGCTGGCTGCATGGCGTACGCACGGTTGTCCAGCTCCCGACGGTCGCTGCGGCCCTGGCCGGCCTGGCCGCACACCGGATGGTGGTCGGCATCAACTCGCTACTGGTCCTGTTGTTGGTGCAGCACATGACCGCGCCCGCGTTCGGAGGGCTCGGTACTGCACTCATGTTCTTCGCCGCAACCGGCCTCGGCGCCTTCTTGGCCAACGTGCTGACACCGGCCGCAATACGCCGCTGGGGCCGCTACGCGACCGCGAATGGTGCGCTGGTGGCCGCGGCGGCCATTCAAGTCGCCGGCGCCGGACTGCTGCTACCGGTCATGGTGGTGTGCGGGTTTTTCCTCGGTGTGGCCGGGCAAGTGGTAAAGCTCTGCGCCGACTCGGCCATGCAGATCGATGTCGACGACGCGTTGCGCGGACACGTATTTGCCATACAGGACGCGCTGTTCTGGGTCTCCTACATCGCCTCGATCACGATCGCGGCGACATTGATTCCCGCGGACGGTCGAGCACCGGTGTTTGCGTTGTTCGGGTCGGTGCTCTATGTCATGGGGCTGATTGTGCATAGCATCGTCGGTCGCCGTGGCCAGCCTGCGAACCCTCGTTAA
- a CDS encoding YqgE/AlgH family protein gives MAAHEDPEDHVAPAAQRVRAGTLLLANTDLLEPTFRRSVIYIVEHNDGGTLGVVLNRPTETAVYNVLPHWAKLAAKPKTMFIGGPVKRDAALCLATLRVGAEPEGVPGLRHVAGRVVMVDLDAGPESIAAVVEGVRIFAGYSGWTVGQLEGEIERDDWIVLSALPSDVLVEPRADLWGQVLRRQPLPMSLLATHPIDLSRN, from the coding sequence GTGGCCGCACACGAAGATCCCGAGGACCATGTCGCGCCGGCCGCGCAACGGGTGCGGGCGGGTACCTTACTGCTGGCCAATACCGATCTGCTGGAGCCGACCTTTCGCCGCAGCGTGATCTACATTGTCGAGCACAACGATGGCGGCACCCTGGGGGTGGTGCTCAACCGGCCGACGGAGACCGCCGTCTACAACGTGTTGCCGCATTGGGCCAAACTGGCGGCCAAACCGAAGACGATGTTCATCGGAGGCCCGGTGAAGCGCGATGCGGCCCTGTGCTTGGCGACGCTGCGGGTTGGCGCCGAACCCGAGGGTGTGCCCGGCCTGCGGCATGTGGCAGGCAGGGTGGTGATGGTGGATCTGGACGCCGGGCCGGAATCGATCGCAGCGGTGGTGGAAGGGGTGCGGATCTTCGCTGGGTATTCCGGCTGGACCGTAGGACAGCTCGAAGGCGAAATCGAGCGCGACGACTGGATTGTCCTGTCGGCGTTGCCATCTGATGTTCTGGTCGAGCCGCGAGCGGACCTGTGGGGGCAAGTGCTGCGGCGCCAGCCGTTGCCCATGTCGCTGCTTGCCACCCACCCGATCGACCTCAGCCGGAACTAG
- a CDS encoding LpqN/LpqT family lipoprotein: protein MIQIVPRWRAFAAGMATGFLGVILFAGAKATAEPLPPAPPIPAPVPVQTAGPPMQYVPVAPGTVNSRFAPAPAPARAPAPVASPVPIGAPRSTARAPLAPTMPIMMPPITGTLRDYLHENKVTLEAQRPEGFTALDISLPMPPRWTQVPDPNVPDAFAVIADRVSGKSIYTSNAQVVVYKLVGDFDSAEAIKHGYADARRLLAWKTTNASLANFGRFPSSIIEGTYRENDMTLNTSRRHVIASSGADKYLVSLSVTTALSQAIADAPATNAIISGFRVAAPSASGQPRAATPHRAPAALPGQLPQPHRRPAPRSVQSPAPAQLPLTNPTPGHPSLGVGTGVPSR from the coding sequence ATGATTCAGATCGTACCCAGGTGGCGAGCGTTCGCCGCGGGCATGGCCACTGGTTTCCTCGGCGTCATACTGTTCGCGGGCGCGAAGGCCACAGCGGAGCCGCTGCCGCCGGCGCCACCGATTCCCGCTCCGGTCCCGGTGCAGACAGCGGGTCCGCCCATGCAATACGTCCCAGTAGCTCCCGGGACGGTCAATAGCCGGTTCGCACCGGCTCCTGCCCCTGCCCGAGCGCCAGCACCGGTCGCATCGCCGGTTCCGATCGGAGCGCCCAGATCCACAGCCCGGGCCCCCTTAGCGCCGACAATGCCCATAATGATGCCCCCAATCACCGGGACGCTTCGGGACTACCTGCATGAGAACAAGGTCACCCTCGAAGCGCAGCGGCCGGAGGGATTCACCGCCCTCGACATCAGTCTCCCGATGCCACCGCGCTGGACGCAGGTGCCCGACCCCAACGTGCCCGATGCGTTCGCCGTGATCGCGGACCGGGTGAGCGGCAAGAGCATCTACACATCGAATGCGCAGGTGGTGGTGTATAAGCTGGTCGGTGACTTCGATTCCGCCGAGGCCATTAAGCACGGGTATGCCGACGCCCGGAGATTGCTTGCATGGAAGACGACAAACGCCTCGCTGGCCAATTTCGGTCGCTTCCCCTCGTCAATCATCGAGGGCACGTACCGCGAGAATGACATGACACTGAACACCTCCCGCCGCCATGTGATCGCCAGCTCGGGCGCCGACAAGTACCTGGTGTCGTTGTCGGTGACCACGGCGTTGTCCCAGGCCATCGCTGACGCACCAGCCACGAACGCGATCATCAGTGGATTCCGAGTGGCCGCGCCGTCGGCGTCCGGGCAACCGCGTGCCGCGACACCGCACCGGGCGCCCGCGGCGCTGCCCGGGCAGCTGCCCCAGCCCCATCGCCGTCCCGCACCGCGGAGTGTGCAGAGCCCGGCACCAGCACAGCTGCCGCTGACCAACCCGACGCCTGGTCATCCGTCGCTGGGCGTCGGCACGGGTGTCCCGTCGCGCTGA